TAGCATGCCATACTTACCTACATTAATAggtgattttgatttttcctcCATTCGAGAATGGCAGGTTTTCATCATTCTCGTTCAAGAGCAGAACTGGTTTTTAGTGCGTTAAAGAAACAGCAGGTGAGGACTTCAAGAGGACATAAAGATCTGTTCTTCCGATAATATTTCCAAACGATAAATTAAATATACTGATACTTGCATAAAAGTGAAACCCATACTTGGTCAATATCACAGGATACAACTTCTTTTTTGCTTGTCAGATCTTCAAATGTTGTCTATCTTGTTTAACTTTCCCGGCCTTCTACATGTGTAAATTGTAGAATGACACTTGGTGGCACCCCAAACTGTTTTCAGACGGGATATATAGAATCCTCTGAAATTGAAGAGGGATCGTCTATCATCCGAAAATATGATCCTCAGCTTTTTAACAACACTACTCCAGCAAGGATGAAGAGCAGGAAGCATGTGAGCATGTGGATCATATAAAAACTATGCTTCTTTGTTAGGGAACGAGCGCAATTGGCCGGAAGAGTCCCTTAATTGAGCAGCGCTTGTAAGTCTATATACGAGTAGAGAAACGACGAAGATAATCGAGGGAACAGAAATAATATGTGAAAGCTCGTCTGAAACAAAGGAATTCCAAACGAGAACATCAAAAGACGAAAAGGAGAGATCGTTTTCCGATTACCTTTGAGTGTACATATACAGAACAACGATCTTCCCCTCCGCGGCATTTACGATCGGCCAGAACGTGTCCCCATTCACCTCCGTCACCACTCCGGTGGCCGCCGCGGCTCCGGCAACATCCTGGTTGGCGGATGCCAGAACCCTagctcctcttctcttctcgGTCCTGCACCCCATCCGAACCCGAGTGCAACCAGTGGCCTGATTCCTCCTTCCACTCGGATGATCAATGGACAGTCTGTGCTGGACAAAGGGGAAAGAAGAATTCAATTGCATGCCACGCGAAGTCATCTGACAGGGACTCATAGACGAAGGAGAAATGATCGGAATCCTCAGAGCCattcctccccctcctcctccttcttcttcttctgcaaaATTCTTTGCTCAAGCAATTCATGAGAGGGCGACCATGGTAGCTGTGCGGATCATaagccgaaaaaaaaaaaagtcattgtATTCGTGGGAAAGTTAAGCTCTCCGTGTCTGCTTTTGCCACGTGGATAACGCCGTGCATCTTGCTTTAACCTTCATTGACTGGAGACAGTTGTCGAGGTGGCGTTGACGGCTGCGTTATCCATGGCCACCCATTTCTGTCGCTTTTTTCCATTAGGTTCACCATTTTATGGTAATTGTGGAAAACAACTCATAATTTTCTGTTAGCTCCAGTTTAAATATTTAGGATTGACATTGGTGCTcgtgaaattttttttgtcgcAAGCTTTAGTTTTATTAAAAATTGACAAATAAATGTCTCTTCTCCCAACTATCTTGGATCCTTGCTTGTGACTTtgaagattttattttttcaaacttaCCTTTTGCTTATAGTTATATAATCTGTGGCTCTTTAGACAAGGAATTTACTTAGTTCACTTTTCAGAACAATTATCATCAAACAAGAGCATGACGAGAACTTTCttaacatgaaaacaaaaaaatttagcttttttttttctcaacattGTCCTATCCAAATTATATTATCTCTCTTTTATCAAATCTCCGATCTCGGTTCCAAGATTTGGATCAGCCCTAAGATTTGAGGCTTTATGAGCCACTATTTTTTCATTGCAGGGACCAAACTaaagcttcaaaattttaacatggatcaaaatataatttttaaatttatatttatttatgttaaattgaatttttttttaatttgtatgtaaaattttgaatttttaaaaatttgagagaaAGCCATGGGCCCTAGCAGCCTCTTGTCTCTGCCTCTAGATATGCGATCAGCAGATTTCAGATCCGAAAGCTCCGATTGATTTATGAAACcataaaggttgtgtttgattcccTATGGATCTCATATTCAagggaatctcaaatccatgacaGTTGAGATTTACATATTCAagggaatctcaaatccatgacaGTTGAGATTTACAGTTGTGTCAAACTGTGGATTTTAACATCTACCCTCaacgtggatttcaaatccactttttagtaaaaaaaaaaaaaaattatggatttGAAGTCATATGGAGGGGGAGGGTTGGACTTgtaatcaaacgcaacctaaaaGAGAGAGACCCTTGGTCACCAAAGGTTGACACGGTAAAGAGAAAGGGCGCTTTTGGCAATAGCAACAAGAAGTTGCGATAATGTTTAGATATCTTGGGCACATAATCAGCATTGTCGTCCCACATTTAAAAGCTTTGTCGATTATAGTTTTCTTAAGCGGTGAATGCTCTTGAATATATTGAGCTGTATGGTGGTACAGCGACAGAGACGGGACATAAAATAAAGCACCAGGTCTTTCCAATGCTCACCTTCTTCGTATCATTCCCTTGGCGTGAACCGTGGAAATTGGCAAATTAAGATCGATCATTTATTTGCCATGTGTATATCTTGTGACTAGGGCTGAGCATTTCTTGTGACTAGGGCTGAGCATTGAACCCAGCCGAGCCCTCCGTGGTTCGACAAAGTCAGGTCGGACAGGCCCAAAGGCCAAaatagaggagagagaaagaaaaaaatgaaataaaaaataagaaggaTGACGATTGAAGGCGTGGCGTGTATCCCCAAATTGAGCCCTGTATATCTTGCCGGacctgtttttatttttttgcttttttttttcttaaatttaagaTGGGTGACTTGGGTCTTGAAGTTGAATAGTCAGCTCAGGCCCAACTCATTATGGGTAGGTACCCTACTACTCAATGggtaagtttaaaaaaaaaatacatctaagttttagaaaatttcacttgttttatataaaatttttaaaaaataatatttcggtttttatcaaaatttaaaagttttaatttaGAAATTCTAGCTATACCGCTGCTTGACATGATGTCCACCGGTACTTGTAGCTTTCATCTTGTCTTTAATGTACTTGAAACCTTAGTGTGACAATGTCTAGTGACCCAAACTTTTATGGGATTTAAGCCGAAGCTACCATCACTATTACTGCCGCACTTACTTCAAATAAACAAGTAAACTTGatagctttctctctcttcttttggaAGCAAACAAGTAAGTTATTCACTTTAATGACATTTTGTTAAAATTGAGTTTCTCACAAACTTAGTTTTGATAATCTTCCAAACACATTTTAATTATATTGTCATGTCTAACATCCGactaaatttaaaaacaatattCATAGTTAGATCGTGTTTGTGTAATTTAAAAGAATGTGATTTCTACGCAAATGCAGGCTGTTATGGCCTTACGTTGGGAGAGGGAGATTTGGTGTTTTGGGACAGAATTCTTTTTTGTCTAAGCTAAATGATATTAAAATATATGCTTTAAAGAGTGTAGCATAGTTAGGTGAAGTAAGGTATATATATAGAAGGGTACCTCGGCTCGGTTTTTCATAAATGTTACTCTCTTACGCTGTACACAAGTGAAAGGCTATTAGTTAAACTGTTCACCTAAACCTAGGGGTGAAGAGAACTCGAGTTTAGTCAGTTTGAActcggcttgactaatgaaaccttgagctcgaTAATAGCTCCATAGAAGCAACTAAGTTTGACTTGGTAGTTATGGGTTGAGGTTGAccttgactcgattaagactcgataaactcgtttgaatagaattgatattcatcgttataTGTTGAGTTCGAATTTGATTAAGGTTTGACAGATTTGTTTgtatagaattgatattcatcattacgtgttgatctgcagctcaactcgattaagacttgacaaacttgtttgaatagaattgatattcatgttgagctcgagctcgactcgattaaggcttaaCAAACTTGTAAGCTCGTTgaaatatatcgacttgattaagactcgacaaactcgattaaagctcgagcTGGACTCAATAATTACGTGTTGAACTTGAATtaaatttgattatttgaatgaatCAACTCATGAAAACTCAATCCATTAAACAAATGATTAAGCTGGAATTCGTTCAGGAGCCCAGCTTTAACGAGAGTCAGCTGGATGCACAGATTTTGAAGCGATAGTGAAGGAGGAAAGGATGTTTTCTAGTCGTTGGCGTGGAAAAGGGCTAGAAGGAGCTGCGGAAAAGACTAGAATACGTCATTGAGGacaaatttgtcattttcttcgGAAACATGAGGCCCCACGCTCCCTTGGTGTCTCATCCTCACTGAGTCCCCTAAGCTCGGCGTCGTCAAAGAGGCGAATATCTGACCGTTGATTGGTTCGGATTTAGCGCGACCGATTccccccctctttctctctttctctctatctccctctccaCCCCCGAAACAAACAGAACCGATTTCTCTCCCGATATCCTCGCacttcccatctctctctctctctctctctctctctctctctctctgcgggACGGCGCAGGTAGGAGGGGGAACTCGCCGCCcttgttcatcatcatcatattcTGGTGTTTGTTGTTGGTTTGGTGATGGCGTCTTCGTCTTCGATCACGGCGGCATCTGCCGCGCCGGTGGCTGCCAAGACGTCTCGACTCGGAGCTCAGTGCCACCTCGTTCCCTCGAATCTGTCGTTCCGGCCTTCCCCGAGGCCGAATCTCGCCGTCGCCGCGTCAACTTTTTATTCTCAGGCTAGTATTTTCGTTGCATTGGGTTCTGATCGGTTCGTGAAAGGATTGCATTAGCTGCATTGAGGAAGCCGCCTTCTTAAATTTAGTTGGTTTTAGGCTTTCATCATGGTAGAAGAGCTCTTCTTTTGCCGGATCTAAGAGGGAAAAGCAGAGAGAAAGTATGTAGTTTGTACATTTGCTACGACGTGTATTTGCAAGATGAGAGTGAGTATAACATGATGGAGCTCAAAGAAGCTTCCTTGTCTTTTCCCCTACTCTATGCGGGCATGGAGTTACTTTATCCCCTGTGGATGTGGGTACTTAGCTTTTTAGTGGCCCCATTTGGATTACCGACGAACCGCATCGAAGTGGGAACAGATAGATCCTCTTCGGCGTGCAACCTTTTCTGAATTTGGCACTGTTTCATTCGCCTCGGAAGTCGTACTCAACTAGTGGTACTGCTTCACATTgtgtcttttccttttcctgattCAATGTGAAAGGAAAAGATTGGGACTGgacaaggaaagagaaaaatactGTAAGTACTCCTAAACATGCACAGAAATACGGTGGTTCCCCTCAGTGATGCCGCAAACTGAAGGCTATTGCAGTTAGTCAGTAATGCTCGCCACGCATGTGCCTGCACACCATGTGCCCCCATTTCTACATCTAAACTAATTTATGTTCATTTTCATCTTGCAGGGTTCCCTTCAGCATCGATCTACTATTATGAAATCACAGTTGAATGAGGTGATCGCTTCTGCAGCTAACTGTGTATGATTTTTTTACAACAAACTGACTAGTTTTGATCTTCTAAGGTTCCTGTTGAAGGATCTTCCCACCCGTCGAACTCTTCTGCAGATAACTCAAGTGTGGCCAAGCCTCAAAAGGAGGATATAGAATCAGAAAAACAGAGTGTTTCAACTGCTTCTGTATCAGACTCATCAATAACCGAGTTTATGGCTGAAGTAGCTAACCTTGTCAAGTAATAAGCCGTTGCTTCATTTATTGTTGAATAATGGATTGGACGTACTTTTGTTTCTGGATGCATTTGCGTTTTCTCAAACTATTCTTACTGTGGACGAAACCAAGTGTTTTTCTCCCCCTCTTTCGAAGAATCTCTAATATGGTTGAAGCTTGATTGAGGTTGCTAATGTTGTGTTTCTAGGCTGGTTGACTCCAGAGATATTGTAGAGCTGCAGTTAAAGCAACTTGACTGTGAGCTTGTtatcagaaaaaaagaagctttgccgcagccaccatctccagctcCAATGGTCATGATGCAGCCACCCGCTCCACAGCCCATGGCTTCAACTCAACCGCCTCCTTCTCCAGTGGCTACCCCAGCTCCTGCCCCCTCAGCAATCCCAGCTCTTCCACCTCCTGCTGCCAAATCAAGCCGCTCATCTCATCCACCACTTAAGTGCCCTATGGCTGGAACATTTTACCGAAGCCCAGGACCTGGGGAGCCACCATTTGTAAAGGTTGCTTCTTCAAACTTTGTATTATCTCTTAGCTTGTTTGTTCTGCATAAttgttttctctgtttttaTGACGGCATTTTTCTTATGCAGGTTGGGGACAAGGTTAAGAAAGGGCAGGTTCTCTGCATTGTTGAGGCAATGAAGCTGATGAATGAGATTGAAGTAAGCGCTGAAACTTATTACCTATTGTCCTTTGTCAATTCCTCTTGCCTTTaaatttcatctctctcttgagAGTTGAGAGCAACGTTTGTTGGAAAGCTTGAAGTTGCTTCCCAAAGACACCGTATGCCTACCTTGTTTGAGGTTGCCAATAATTTGTTTGCTTAAGAGTAAATTGGTATCAGGTG
This window of the Nymphaea colorata isolate Beijing-Zhang1983 chromosome 2, ASM883128v2, whole genome shotgun sequence genome carries:
- the LOC116248363 gene encoding biotin carboxyl carrier protein of acetyl-CoA carboxylase, chloroplastic-like, translating into MASSSSITAASAAPVAAKTSRLGAQCHLVPSNLSFRPSPRPNLAVAASTFYSQGSLQHRSTIMKSQLNEVPVEGSSHPSNSSADNSSVAKPQKEDIESEKQSVSTASVSDSSITEFMAEVANLVKLVDSRDIVELQLKQLDCELVIRKKEALPQPPSPAPMVMMQPPAPQPMASTQPPPSPVATPAPAPSAIPALPPPAAKSSRSSHPPLKCPMAGTFYRSPGPGEPPFVKVGDKVKKGQVLCIVEAMKLMNEIEADQSGTIVEVLVDDGKSVTVDMPLFIIEP
- the LOC116248364 gene encoding thioredoxin F-type, chloroplastic-like, with translation MALRIPIISPSSMSPCQMTSRGMQLNSSFPFVQHRLSIDHPSGRRNQATGCTRVRMGCRTEKRRGARVLASANQDVAGAAAATGVVTEVNGDTFWPIVNAAEGKIVVLYMYTQRCGPCKVMAPKFEKLSGKCLDVVFLKLDCNEENKPLAKGLGVAVVPTFKILKDGMVVKEVVGAKFDELLASLEAVRS